The nucleotide window CTTTACCAGACTGCCTTATAACTCCGATGACCTGTTGATCCTCAACATGGACAGTGACTGACTGTCTCTGACCCCTTGCCATGACAACCAAATGAAATCAGAACACAGGCAACATCTGTTTCGTTATAGCACTTGGTAGTGATTGGACGATTGATACCGGAGCTCCGATGCTAGTTTCAAAGCAACTACTGATCCGTCACAATGTACCGATGCTAGTTTCAAAGTAACATTATCACTTAATCAATGATGTCCGAAGCTTCGTTTTTTGATCACGTGGTTGCAAAATCCCATTGATTTCGCTGTGTGTTCCAGTGCTTACTTTGATTCCAAGTTCCTTTCAAAACACCGACCTCTACTTGACACGGTACTTACAATGCAGTTAGGATTTGTTCATGGAATGTCACCTGAACAGTAGCTCAACAGGTAGAGAGAAGATCTCGGGGACCCGAACACTCACCGACGACAGGGAATTGGGTCAAATCCCAGCAAGACATGTTACATTGTTGTTCAAACCATGTGTTTAGTAAAGTAGAAGCTTCAGTGGCATAGTTTCAGTTTTtgacagcaaaaaaaaaaaatcattgatAGTAGGCAACTAACCACTACGCCAGAGACTTGATGAATATTGTGGAAGAAACGTAGATATATTAGCCTTCAGTAAAAGCATTTCACTCTACCGTTTACATTCACTATGTCCTGTGCACGTGATGAACAAACGTTGATTTGATACAAACCAAGCATCAGGATACAGAGTCTAAACTGGGCTTGTTTGTCGTCTGCAGGAGGCTAATGACGAGCTGGAGACATCCCTGCTGGACGAAGGGATTCTACACCACTTGAAGGTGAGTTGACATTATTCTGTCTATTCTAACAGCAGTTTCCCCCCGATGGAACGGCTCGAGACACTTCAGGACCAGGATACATGTTCAATCCATTCCTGAGTTAGAAGTGACATGAATATTAAGAAAATACCCTGATGGTTATACTAGTTATACTGATGGCTATACTAGTTATACTGATGGCTATACTAGTTATACTGATGGCTATACTAGTTATACTGATGGCTATACTAGTTATATTGATGTTTATACTAGTTATACTGATGGTTATACTAGTTATACTGATGGTTATACTAGTTATACTGATGGCTATACTAGTTATACTGATGGCTATACTAGTTATACTGATGGCTATACTAGTTATACTGATGGTTATACTAGTTATACTGATGGTTATACTAGTTATACTGATGGCTATACTAGTTATATTGATGGTTATACTAGTTATACTGATGGCTATACTAGTTATACTGATGGTTATACTAGTATTACTGATGGTTATACTAGTTATACTAATGGTTATACTAGTTATACTGATGGCTATACTAGTTATATTGATGGTTATACTAGTTATACTGATGGCTATACTAGTTATATTGATGGTTATACTAGTTATACTGATGGCTATACTAGTTATACTGATGGCTATACTAGTTATACTGATGGCTATACTAGTTATACTGATGGTTATACTAGTTATACTGATGGCTATACTAGTTATACTGATGGTTATACTAGTTATACTGATGGCTATACTAGTTATACTGATGGCTATACTAGTTATACTGATGGCTATACTAGTTATACTGATGGTTATACTGATGGCTATACTAGTTATACTGATGGTTATACTAGTTATACTGATGGTTATACTGATGGCTATACTAGTTATACTGATGGTTATACTAGTTATACTGATGGTTATACTGATGGCTATACTAGTTATACTGATGGTTATACTGATGGTTATACTAGTTATACTGATGGTTATACTGATGGCTATACTAGTTATACTGATGGTTATACTGATGGCTATACTAGTTATATTGATGTTTATACTAGTTATACTGATGGCTATACTAGTTATACTGATGGCTATACTAGTTATACTGATGGTTATACTAGTTATACTGATGGCTATACTAGTTATACGGATGGCTATACTAGTTATATTGATGGCTATACTAGTTATACTGATGGTTATACTAGTTATACTGATGGCTATACTAGTTATACTGATGGCTATACTAGTTATACTGATGGCTATACTAGTTATACGGATGGCTATACTAGTTATACTGATGGCTATACTAGTTATACTAGTTATACTGATGGCTATACTAGTTATACGGATGGCTATACTAGTTATACTGATGGCTTTACTAGTTATACTAGTTATACTGATGGCTATACTAGTTATACTAGTTATACTGATGGTTATACTAGTTATATTGATGGCTATACTAGTTATACTGATGGCTATACTAGTTATACTGATGGTTATACTAGTTATACTGATGGTTATACTGATGGCTATACTAGTTATATTGATGTTTATACTAGTTATACTGATGGCTATACTAGTTATACTGATGGCTATACTAGTTATACTGATGGTTATACTAGTTATACtagttatactgtagtagttCCATGCCAAATAGTGTTGGTTTTATTAACAGAGATGTATTTTTGAAATCCAATGTACTCCAAGAGTTGCTGGATAGTTTCCTCAGTTTAATTACCTTATCTTCAGTTAGGGTTAGCTATAATTACCTTATCTTCAGTTAGGGTTAGCTATAATTACCTTATCTTCAGTTAGGGTTAGTTATAATTACCTTATCTTCAGTTAGGGTTAGCTATAATTACCTTATCTCCAGTTAGGATTAGCTATAATTACCTTATCTCCAGTTAGGGTTAGTTAGTTACCGTTCCTCTCTCCGTCAGTATGATATTAATGATGTAGTTTCCTCATCAGAGCCCGGTGGGATGTCACGCTATGGACAGCATCCTGAAGTTCTATCTCGACACGGTGTTGCCCACCGCCATGAACAACAGGACACAGAACAACAACGACTTTAAATCTCCCATCGACTCCATCGGAAACATCTTCCACGAGCTGAAGAAAGATATCGTCCAATGCGTAAGTAGCCTGTCCCGATACGTAGCCTGCCCATACATTCTCTGCTGTTAGGGGGTTCTCGTCCAATGCGTAAGTAGCCTGTCCCGATACGTAGCCTGCCCATACATTCTCTGCTGTTAGGGGGTTCTCGTCCAATGCGTAAGTAGCCTGTCCCGATACGTAGCCTGCCCATACATTCTCTGCTGTTAGGGGGTTCTCGTCCAATGCGTAAGTAGCCTGTCCCGATACGTAGCCTGCCCATACATTCTCTGCTGTTAGGGGGTTCTCGTCCAATGCGTAAGTAGCCTGTCCCGATACGTAGCCTGCCCATACATTCTCTGCAGTTAGGGGGTTCTCGTCCAATGCGTAAGTAGCCTGTCCCGATACGTAGCCTGCCCATACATTCTCTGCTGTTAGGGGGTTCTCGTCCAATGCGTAAGTAGCCTGTCCCGATACGTAGCCTGCCCATACATTCTCTGCTGTTAGGGGGTTCTCGTCCAATGCGTAAGTAGCCTGTCCCGATACGTAGCCTGCCCATACATTCTCTGCTGTTAGGGGGTTCTCGTCCAATGCGTAAGTAGCCTGTCCCGATACGTAGCCTGCCCATACATTCTCTGCAGTTAGGGGGTTCTCGTCCAATGCGTAAGTAGCCTGTCCCGATACGTAGCCTGCCCATACATTCTCTGCAGTTAGGGGGTTCTATgattatctaatcaagatatgtGTTGTATTTTTCAtgcatttttttatacattttaaaatgtatattccactaacaaaaaatgacaatgcaatccatttaatcccactttgtaacagaacaaaatgtgaatactttctgaaggcactgtatataatctggtcctatatagtctggtcctatataATCTGGTCCTATATAATCTGGTCCTATATAATCTGGTCCTATATAAtctggtcctatatagtctggtcctatataATCTGGTCCTATATAATCTGGTCCTATATAAtctggtcctatatagtctggtcctatatagtccTATATAATCTGGTCCTATATAAtctggtcctatatagtctggtcctatatagtctgCTCCTATATAAtctggtcctatatagtctggtcctatatagtcctatataatctggtcctatatagtctggtcctatatagtctggtcctatatCCTGTGAAAGTGTTCTGAGTGTATGATGTGAAAGTGTCTTGATGTGGTTTGGTTAAGGTCACAGGGATATTGTTGAGATGATATTTCCATGGTTGTGTTTCATGTCATTAAAGCTTTGTCAGGTTGTATGACATAGTAGCATATATAAACCTCGTCAGAAACCTCCGATTTAGGAGCCGGCCGGCGGTCTAACCCCAAAACACACAACACTGACACGGCTACTTCCTAACTTACACGGCATCCAAGAAACCTACTGTTTCcacgctagagagagagagagagagagagagacagagagagagatagagagagagagagagacagagagagagagagatagatagagaaagagagacagagagagagagagagagagagagagagagagagagagagagagagagagacagagagacagagagacagagagacagagagagatagagagacagagagacagagagagatagagagacagagagacagagagagatagagagacagagagagatagagagacagagagagacagagagagacccatatttaacccatatttatgcttatttattttaacttgtgtgctttaaccatttgtacattgttacaacactgtatatatataatataacatttgtaatgtctttattgttttgaaacttctgtatgtgtaatgtttactgttaatttgtattgtttatttcacttttgtataatatctacctcacttgctttggcaatgttaacacatgtttcccatgccaataaagccccttgaattgaattgaattgaattgagagagagagatagagagacagagagagagagagagatagagagacagagagagagagagagagagacagagacagagacagagagacagaatgtgtgttttgtgttcccAGTATACTTTTGCAGCAGCCAGCACTCTGGAACCAATACTGCTGCGTGGTGCAatcctaatctctctctctctctctctacagaggaactACTTCTCCTGTAAGAAACCGTTTGACATCAACGAGTTCATCTCCTCGTATAAGAAGGTAAGTCTCCTTCGGCCTCAGCCTCTCAGTGAGtgagttgagtgtgtgtgtgcgcacatatggcgcgcgcgtgtgtgtgtgtgtgtgtgtgtgtgtgtgtgtgtgtgtgtgtgtgtgtgtgtgtgtgtgtgtgtgtgtgtgtgtgtgtgtgtgtgtgtgtgtgtgtgtgtgtgtgtgtgtgtgtgtgtatatgattgGTTCCTCTAACCTGagtgtgtgtttcctgtgtatCTAGATGCAGGATAAGGGCCTGTATAAGGCAATGGGAGAGCTGGACCTACTCTTCAACTACATCGAGGAGTACCTGGTCTCTAAGAGACGCAAacactgacccctgaccctgagcctggaCCAATCAGAATTTGCCagtagctaaccctaacctctaataACCTCCGAAGCCCAAACATCTGGGATTGTGTCTTTGTGGAAGACCATGAGACTAAAGTGTATGGGTCCTGAGGACCTTCTCTCTACGTTAGTCTTTTAGTCCTACTTTTTAGTTCTGAAAGAACACCCTCAAGAATAACTTCTGAGGACTTCATCATTATAATATATGGCATTTaccttttatccaaagtgactgaGAGTACTGCTTTCATACATTTTTGTATGGGTGGTGGCGCCAGTGGGGAGCGAACCCATGTTCCTGACCTTGGCTGAGCTTGCAAgcgccacgctctaccaactaAGCCACAAAGGACTTTTTCTTTAAAGTCCCTGAACCACATTTAGTCTCAGGTTAATCAAACGTTTATTACCGAGTCATATTGACTGAAACGTTCTGCTGTAAAGTTTTGCATCAAATTTgtagcattttttatttttattttttaggaTTGACTTTCTGCACCTCCTTCCTTCCCCTATAGTCATGACGTTAAACTAGCCACCATGTGGAGTAAGGATTATGTGTTACTGTAAATGTGTAAAAACCAGTGAGAAGGGAAATCTAGGCTTCACATTTACCTGTGTGACAGAGAATGTACATTCACCTTTAACATGTTTTAATATGTGATCATTGACTGATCTGTAATAATGACTGTACTACACATGACCATGTTTACAACGTATTGCAACATTTAGCTATAGCTCACAGTATATTTACTACCAATATCAGTATTGATTTCAATTAAAACCTTCAGTGAATCTAAGTGGAATACTGCACCACAATGTTTATTAGTGTGGCTTGTGAAAAAAGTGTGGCTATACGAATTAATTCTGACATTATTTCGGACAACTTTTTAAAACTATTTACACTTTTTAAACTATTAAACTTGTATTGAACTTATTAAACTTCATCCACTTTCATGGGATTTCCTCGAAATTCTAAAGCTTCCATTGTTGAAAACTCCCAACATTCTATTCACAATAAACAATGTAACTTTGAACATAAATCAGCTACTTTGACCACTTTCCTACAACGTTGACAATAACTTAGAGGGTTTCCAAGAGAAAAAGCccagaatgtgcaaagctgtcatcgaggcaaaggatggctactttgaagaatctcaaatgtaaaatatatttgtatttatttaacacttttttggttactacatgattccatatgtgtttattcatagttttgatgtctttactattattctacaatgtagaaaatagtaaaaataaagaaaaacccttgaatgagtaggtgtgtccaaacttttgactggtactgtaggagTGCCTAAATATTTGTGAGGTAGAGTGTATTTGTGTTTAACCTTCATTTAGCCAGGTTAGACTAGTTGAGATAAAAATCAACCTTTCCACATCTCCTTTTTTAAGAGATTTTAACcaatgtttttgtatttatttatgatTTTTTACTTTCTCTGCCCCTGcagttttaaaataaaatgttatactTTGGAATCGTTTTTTTTATACCTCAATTCTTCTTTTAAACTTTAAAATGTAAATCCTTTTAAGTGTAGATTACCAGTTCCACATGCTGCTGTAAATGCTGCATCGACGACACAATAAATCTTCTGAATCTGATGTCTCATCCTGTGGTTcttcgctacttttatagcctgtctttttactgttgttttatttctttacctacctattgttcacctaacaccttttttgcactgttggttagagcctgtaagtaagcatttcactgtaaggtctacacctgttgtattcggcgcacgtgacaaataaactttgatttgagctCTGAAACACATACGATTCTTTGACCTCTGCTAAATAACATTAAAATGTAAAGACCATTTCAGTGAGTGCAGGTTATTTTTCTACTTTAGATACAACATTACACTAACTGACTTGAGGCTTGACACCatgtactaaccctaaccataatagcagatgctaagctactggTGTCCACACTCTAACCTCAAACATGACCCACATAGAAGACTTACCAGCAGCCCTGCACCAGAGCACTTACCAGCAGGCAGCACACCTTTACTGGAATGACAACCGTTCTGGCCTCACCTTGTTTGAATATACAAAAATGAGACAACTGAAAGGAAAACGTGTTAAAGCGAAACCTTAGTCTGCATATTTCGTCTGACTGATACGCTTCTATCTGTGGTTTTCATCCGAGGGTGATGCTGATGCatttctgcagagagagagacacgtgtgtgtgtgtgtgtgtgtgtgtgtattcttgtAGCGCACTGAAACTAGTCAGAGATTTGTTACGAGGAAATAGCTGTGCCCCTGCTGTGTGACGCTAATCTTTGAACGTGCATCGAGGCAGCAGTGAAACAGACAGTCATAATAGAACTTAAACCACCGAGTACACACGCTCTGCTTAAACCACCGAGCAATTCATTAACGCTATCTTGCTGAGAGCATCACCTGAAGATTAGAAGGTGTTGACTCGTCTAGTGTGcagggatagacagacagtcATAATGTGCCTGTTTGTCTGATTAGGATGTTGTGACCTGTGACACCTAAGTAATGGATTCTTCTTGCATATCATCTAAATCTCCAACGAGAGTCATTCACATACACATTGTCAAAAGGTACAGGGTGAGGGTTAAACGGTGATGACTCATCCAGGGTACAGGGTGAGGGTTAAACGGTGATGACTCATCCAGGGTACAGGGTGAGGGTTAAAAGGTGATGACTCATCCAGGGTACAGGGTGAGGGTTAAAAGGTGATGACTCATCCAGGGTACAGGGTGAGGGTTAAACGGTGATGACTCATCCAGGGTACAGGGTGAGGGTTAAAAGGTGATGAGTCATCCAGGGTACAAGGTACAGGGTGAGGGTTAAAAGGTGATGACTCATTCAGGGTACAGGGTGAGGGTTAAAAGGTGATGACTCATCCAGGGTACAGGGTGAGGGTTAAAAGGTGATGACTCATCCAGGGTACAAGGTACAGGGTGAGGGTTAAACGGTGATGACTCATCCAGGGTACAGGGTGAGGGTTAAAAGGTGATGACTCATCCAGGGTACAAGGTACAGGGTGAGAGTTAAAAGGTGATGACTCATTCAGGGTACAGGGTGAGGGTTAAAAGGTGATGACTCATCCAGGGTACAGGGTGAGGGTTAAAAGGTGATGACTCATCCAGGGTACAGGGTGAGGGTTAAAAGGTGATGACTCATCCAGGGTACAGGGTGAGGGTTAAAGGTGATGACTCATCCAGGGTACAGGGTGAGGGTTAAAAGGTGATGACTCATCCAGGGTACAGGGTGAGGGTTAAACGGTGATGACTCATCCAGGGTACAGGGTGAGGGTTAAAAGGTGATGACTCATCCAGGGTACAGGGTGAGGGTTAAAAGGTGATGACTCATCCAGGGTACAGGGTGAGGGTTAAAAGGTGATGACTCATCCAGGGTACAGGGTGAGGGTTAAAAGGTGATGACTCATCCAGGGTACAGGGTGAGGGTTAAACGGTGATGACTCATCCAGGGTAAAGGGTGAGGGTTAAAAGGTGATGACTCATCCAGGGTACAGGGTGAGGGTTAAAAGGTGATGACTCATCCAGGGTACAGGGTGAGGGTTAAAAGGTGATGACTCATCCAGTGTACAGGGTGAGGGTTAAACGGTGATGACTCATCCAGGGTACAGGGTGAGGGTTAAACGGTGATGACTCATCCAGGGTACAGGGTGAGGGTTAAAAGGTGATGACTCATCCAGGGTACAGGGTGAGGGTTAAAAGGTGATGACTCATCCAGGGTACAGGGTGAGGGTTAAAAGGTGATGACTCATCCAGGGTACAGGGTGAGGGTTAAACGGTGATGACTCATCCAGGGTACAGGGTGAGGGTTAAAAGGTGATGACTCATCCAGGATACAGGGTGAGGGTTGAACGGTGATGACTCATCCAGGATACAGGGTGAGGGTTGAACGGTGATGACTCATCCAGGGTATGGTTCCtgctctaatgtagtgcactatgagcCCTATGGTTCCtgctctaatgtagtgcactatgagcCCTATGGTTCCtgctctaatgtagtgcactatgagcCCTATGGTTCCtgctctaatgtagtgcactatgagcCCTATGGTTCCtgctctaatgtagtgcactatgagcCCTATGGTTCCtgctctaatgtagtgcactatgagcCCTATGGTTCCTGCTCTAATGTAGTGCACGATGAGCCCTATGGTTCCtgctctaatgtagtgcactatgagcCCTATGGTTCCtgctctaatgtagtgcactatgagcCCTATGGTTCCtgctctaatgtagtgcactatgagcCCTATGGTTCCtgctctaatgtagtgcactatgagcCCTATGGTTCCtgctctaatgtagtgcactatgagcCCTATGGTTCCTGCTCTAATGTAGTGCACGATGAGCCCTATTGTTCCtgctctaatgtagtgcactatgagcCCTATGGTTCCtgctctaatgtagtgcactatgagcCCTATGGTTCCtgctctaatgtagtgcactatgagcCCTATGGTTCCtgctctaatgtagtgcactatgagcCCTATGGTTCCTGCTCTAATGTAGTGCACGATGAGCCCTATGGTTCCtgctctaatgtagtgcactatgagcCCTATGGTTCCtgctctaatgtagtgcactatgagcCCTATGGTTCCtgctctaatgtagtgcactatgagcCCTATGGTTCCTGCTCTAATGTAGTGCACGATGAGCCCTATGGTTCCTGCTCTAATGTAGTGCACGATGAGCCCTATGGTTCCtgctctaatgtagtgcactatgagcCCTATGGTTCCtgctctaatgtagtgcactatgagcCCTATGGTTCCTGCTCTAATGTAGTGCACGATGAGCCCTATGGTTCCtgctctaatgtagtgcactatgagcCCTATGGTTCCtgctctaatgtagtgcactatgagcCCTATGGTTCCtgctctaatgtagtgcactatgagcCCTATGGTTCCTGCTCTAATGTAGTGCACGATGAGCCCTATGGTTCCTGCTCTAATGTAGTGCACGATGAGCCCTATGGTTCCtgctctaatgtagtgcactatgagcCCTATGGTTCCTGCTCTAATGTAGTGCACGATGAGCCCTATGGTTCCtgctctaatgtagtgcactatgagcCCTATGGTTCCTGCTCTAATGTAGTGCACGATGAGTCCTATGGTTCCTGCTCTAATGTAGTGCACGATGAGCCCTATGGTTCCtgctctaatgtagtgcactatgagcCCTATGGTTCCtgctctaatgtagtgcactatgagcCCTATGGTTCCtgctctaatgtagtgcactatgagcCCTATGGTTCCtgctctaatgtagtgcactatgagccctatggttcctggtctgaagtagtgcactaaatagggaaccctgctctaatgtagtgcactaaatagggaaccctggtctaaagtagtgcactaaatagggaacccTGGTCTAATGTAATGCACTAAATAGAGAACCCTGGtttaatgtagtgcactaaatagggaaccctggtctaatgtagtgcactaaatagtgaaccctggtctaatgtagtgcactaaatagggaaccctggtctaatgtagtgcactaaatagggaaccctggtctaatgtagtgcactaaatagggaatcctggtctaaagtagtgcactaaatagggaaccctggtctaatgtagtgcactaaatagtgaaccctggtctaatgtagtgcactaaatagggaacccTGGtttaatgtagtgcactaaatagtgtgccatttgggacatagcctgTAAATCAGcttttcccaaacttggtcctcaccctacacagctgattcaaccAATCATCGAGCTTTGATCATTtgtatcagctgtgtagtgttagggcaaaaaaccAAACCGTGCTCCCCTTGGAGTCCTGAGGACTGTTGTTTTGGAACGGTCCTCGGTGTAACTGTACGGAGGTGTTCTCTGTCACGGCAAGAGCACCCTGATAAACAGCTATAGGTCTAAACACTACCAGGTGCTGTGTCATTGAAAAATCGTATCTTTAGACAATATAAACATGCCAAACTCTTCAATGTAGTACATTGAGATTAAGGTTAAATTGCCTTATTTCACTTCACATCTAACTTTACCTTGAATAATTGAATCACACTGCAGTGATGATGGATgatgaggaggggggggggggggggtgtttcgGTTTCACGAGGTGCCAGACCTTCCTCTCTTCAGACAGGCATCCTCacgactgactgtctgtctgtctgtctgtctgtctgtctgtctgtctgtctgtctgtctgtctgtctgtctgtctgtctgtctgtctgtctgtctgtctgtctgtctgtctgtctgtctgtctgtgtctctgtctctgtctgtctgtgtctctgtctgtctgtgtctctgtctgtctgtgtctctgtctgtctgtgtctctgtctgtgtctctgtctgtgtctctgtctgtgtctgtctctctgtctgtctgtgtctctgtctgtctgtctgtgtctgtctgtctgtctctgtctgtctttgacAGAAAACTGACTAACATTCGTCTGTCTGTATCATGTCAATAGGGACAGATGACTGACTTAGTTTCTGGTCGGGGAAATGACGCAGATATGATATATAAAGCCACACCAACGCACCAAACCCTGGGTAGCGTTTTAACCATTGGGATGCTAATTCAACCTTATTGTTCCTTTCCAGGAATTCTATGCTCTAAAAACTCAGATTGTACACAGCAGACGGTAATACAGTAGTAATATTAAAGATAGACTACAGCATAttaaacataacaaataaaatatagTACAAATAGAATTGCACATTTTTTTTTGTTCTAAAAAtaatcatttttttattttattttgcagGACATAGAATATCACACAAAATGGTTGACATAATAAACACTTTGATGATGTAGTACACAAAAAACGGGGACCCGTTTATGGCTTGCGATCACTACTTTCAAAAGGAATGGCTGAagagagtgccccatggtggcggtggggttatggtatg belongs to Salvelinus namaycush isolate Seneca chromosome 20, SaNama_1.0, whole genome shotgun sequence and includes:
- the il10 gene encoding interleukin-10, whose product is MSPYCLLLSVLLAAALQCEHAQSRRVPCFDRCCSFIEGFPVRLKELRIAFSTIRDYYEANDELETSLLDEGILHHLKSPVGCHAMDSILKFYLDTVLPTAMNNRTQNNNDFKSPIDSIGNIFHELKKDIVQCRNYFSCKKPFDINEFISSYKKMQDKGLYKAMGELDLLFNYIEEYLVSKRRKH